Proteins encoded by one window of Candidatus Brocadia sp.:
- a CDS encoding DUF503 domain-containing protein: protein MKLEFYKSDDTVVGVLNIRLVIRGANTLKDKRHIIKSLKDRVKNNFNVSVSEIGTLDHCQYSRLGIAMVGNDKRYVNGTLSNLINMFRASTSVELVGYHLEFV from the coding sequence ATGAAATTAGAGTTTTACAAGTCTGATGATACTGTAGTTGGAGTTCTCAATATTCGGTTGGTAATCCGGGGTGCAAATACATTAAAGGACAAGCGTCACATCATTAAAAGCCTGAAAGATCGTGTTAAAAATAATTTTAACGTCTCTGTCTCGGAAATTGGAACTTTGGATCATTGCCAATATTCTAGATTAGGGATTGCAATGGTAGGAAATGATAAGAGGTATGTGAACGGTACCTTATCGAATTTAATTAATATGTTCCGAGCCTCAACTTCTGTAGAGCTTGTTGGTTATCACCTCGAATTTGTTTAA
- the rbfA gene encoding 30S ribosome-binding factor RbfA: MPSRRVERLSESVKQEVSKIILYELKDPRISFITVTKVELASDLKRAKVYISILGDALTQRKTLQALEHARGFIQAKMGAHLQIRYTPLLTFYLDESLKKSQHISNLIDEAVKGSDITIKGELEE, from the coding sequence ATGCCTTCAAGAAGAGTAGAGCGATTGTCTGAATCAGTTAAACAAGAGGTAAGTAAAATCATACTTTATGAACTCAAAGACCCTCGGATAAGTTTTATTACAGTTACCAAAGTTGAACTTGCGTCTGATCTGAAAAGAGCAAAGGTGTATATCTCTATTTTGGGGGATGCTCTTACCCAGAGAAAAACCTTACAAGCGCTGGAACATGCCAGAGGGTTTATTCAAGCAAAAATGGGTGCACATCTGCAGATAAGATACACGCCATTGTTGACTTTTTATTTGGATGAATCGTTAAAAAAGAGTCAACATATTTCAAACCTTATTGACGAGGCAGTTAAGGGGAGTGACATTACAATCAAAGGTGAGTTAGAAGAATGA
- a CDS encoding ATP phosphoribosyltransferase gives MKKLHLGLPKGSLQEATVEMMKKAGYTVHVSPRSYYPSIDDDEISVRLIRPQDMSRYVEKGIIDAGLTGADWVKEAGSDVKVVVSLVYAKQQLTKVKWVLAVPESSTIRTVDDLQNKKIATELVNVTRQYLAERGVVADIEFSHGATEAKAPDLVDAIVELTETGSSLKANKLRIIETVMESSTQLIAGHHAWKDEWKRTKIENLAMLFEGAIIARVKVGLKMNVPNGALDQVLKKLPALRKPTVSTLSEGAGYAIETVLDETVARSITPELKRAGAEGIIEYPLNKVIL, from the coding sequence ATGAAAAAATTACATTTAGGTTTACCGAAAGGCAGTCTTCAGGAAGCAACTGTTGAAATGATGAAAAAGGCAGGTTATACTGTCCATGTTAGTCCTCGATCTTATTACCCTTCAATCGATGATGATGAAATTTCCGTACGATTAATCAGGCCGCAAGATATGTCCAGATATGTTGAAAAAGGGATTATTGATGCTGGTCTGACAGGTGCCGATTGGGTGAAAGAAGCAGGTTCTGACGTGAAAGTGGTTGTGAGCCTTGTGTATGCTAAACAACAGTTAACGAAGGTAAAATGGGTTTTAGCTGTGCCTGAAAGTTCGACCATCCGCACCGTGGATGATCTGCAGAATAAAAAGATTGCGACGGAACTTGTGAACGTGACACGGCAATACCTCGCAGAACGCGGGGTGGTTGCCGATATTGAATTTTCTCATGGTGCTACTGAGGCAAAGGCTCCAGACTTAGTAGATGCGATTGTAGAACTTACTGAAACAGGAAGTAGTCTGAAGGCAAACAAACTTCGTATCATTGAGACCGTTATGGAATCTTCAACTCAGCTTATTGCCGGTCATCATGCGTGGAAAGATGAATGGAAACGTACAAAAATAGAGAATCTTGCAATGCTATTTGAAGGAGCTATTATTGCCCGTGTAAAGGTCGGATTGAAGATGAATGTTCCAAATGGGGCTCTGGATCAGGTGCTAAAAAAATTGCCTGCATTGAGAAAACCAACAGTTTCTACACTGTCTGAAGGGGCTGGTTATGCGATTGAAACTGTGCTGGATGAGACAGTGGCAAGAAGCATCACCCCTGAGTTAAAAAGAGCCGGAGCTGAAGGGATTATTGAATATCCATTAAATAAAGTTATTCTTTAA
- a CDS encoding tetratricopeptide repeat protein, translated as MLFVKSFSVIFVLIILFSISFQGCGSIAAKHDSQFLPVIESSPLHAQDKAHAYFCAGYFSMLERDWENAAANFEKAIQLDRSSGRIIQHLATCYFQLGKNEKSIDYLEKLAKIKPNEFSVHYTLATLYETVGKYREAIAEYEYARQCKTTKLDQVFLADTLYRLANLYMQEGMMEKGIECYESMFDMKLVSDPVKVYYEIGQKYFEKNDTKKALEYFLKVKETDPKLSFVSFYLTLCYDALHDYDNAIKEAKVFLEKEPDNWVMHLALSELYEKTNNESNQSEEIKKIEEILKKNTDAGSTNPKEYFLLCQIYRSQRKIDEAIAVIENMKLIPLDKETIRDIHFLLSNLYYENQRFDRVEEELQMVLKLDPDFHEANNFLGYLFVENNRNLDEAIQLINKALKAQPRNGAYLDSLGWAYYKKAQVEGRNDYLIMALQKLLEAVQFLEEPDIYEHIGDVHYSLGNWDEAVKAWGRAQDLYKQMFNNRAQIENITMKLERLKRLRSVEETNSKVIKNQIEIESSIQP; from the coding sequence ATGTTATTTGTCAAATCTTTTTCTGTTATTTTTGTTCTTATAATACTCTTCTCTATTAGTTTCCAGGGATGTGGTAGTATTGCAGCCAAACATGACAGTCAATTCTTACCGGTTATTGAGAGCAGTCCATTGCACGCTCAGGATAAAGCGCATGCCTATTTTTGTGCCGGATATTTTTCCATGTTGGAAAGAGATTGGGAAAATGCGGCTGCTAATTTTGAAAAGGCGATTCAGCTGGATCGTTCTTCGGGAAGAATTATTCAACATTTGGCTACATGCTATTTCCAGTTAGGAAAGAATGAAAAGTCGATCGATTATCTCGAAAAATTAGCCAAAATCAAACCAAATGAATTTAGTGTGCATTATACATTGGCGACACTGTATGAAACTGTTGGAAAATATAGAGAGGCAATTGCGGAATATGAATATGCCCGCCAGTGTAAAACAACGAAGCTAGACCAGGTATTCCTGGCGGATACTCTCTACAGGCTTGCCAATCTTTATATGCAGGAAGGTATGATGGAAAAAGGAATAGAGTGTTATGAGAGTATGTTTGACATGAAACTTGTAAGCGATCCAGTAAAGGTATATTACGAGATAGGCCAGAAATATTTTGAAAAAAACGATACTAAAAAGGCCTTGGAATATTTTTTAAAGGTAAAAGAGACTGATCCAAAGTTAAGTTTCGTCAGTTTTTATCTTACTCTTTGCTACGATGCACTTCATGACTATGATAATGCTATTAAAGAAGCAAAGGTTTTTTTGGAAAAAGAACCTGATAACTGGGTTATGCACTTAGCCCTGTCCGAGCTATACGAGAAAACAAATAATGAGTCCAACCAAAGCGAGGAAATTAAAAAAATCGAGGAAATTCTTAAGAAAAACACAGATGCTGGAAGCACGAACCCTAAGGAATATTTCCTGTTATGCCAAATTTATAGAAGTCAACGTAAAATTGACGAGGCAATCGCAGTCATTGAGAATATGAAGTTGATTCCTCTGGACAAAGAAACAATACGGGATATTCATTTTTTGCTATCGAATCTTTATTATGAAAATCAAAGATTTGATAGAGTGGAAGAAGAATTGCAGATGGTCTTAAAGCTTGATCCTGATTTTCACGAAGCAAATAACTTTCTTGGTTATCTGTTTGTTGAAAACAACAGAAATTTGGACGAAGCAATTCAGCTTATTAACAAGGCGTTAAAAGCACAACCCCGGAATGGTGCATATCTTGATAGTTTGGGCTGGGCTTATTACAAGAAGGCACAGGTGGAAGGAAGAAATGATTATTTGATTATGGCACTTCAAAAGTTATTGGAAGCTGTACAATTCTTGGAAGAACCAGATATTTATGAGCATATTGGTGATGTTCATTATAGTTTGGGGAATTGGGACGAAGCTGTTAAGGCTTGGGGAAGGGCACAGGATTTATATAAACAGATGTTTAATAACAGAGCGCAAATAGAGAACATTACGATGAAATTGGAAAGACTAAAGAGGTTAAGGTCTGTAGAAGAAACAAATTCGAAGGTTATTAAAAATCAAATAGAGATTGAAAGTAGCATTCAACCGTGA
- a CDS encoding YebC/PmpR family DNA-binding transcriptional regulator produces MAGHSHWASIKHKKGAADAKKGKIFSKIARMITVAARRGGGDPDMNPKLQLAISKARAVNMPKENIERAIQKGTGGGEASELFECLYEGYGPHGIALMVEILTDNKNRTVPEIRKIFERFGGNMGESGCVSWMFEKKGLIIAGSNNFNEDELMMLVLDAGADDLQQVGDVFQVICPQVDLDTVKKAIESKNIKIESAEVSWIPKNNIDLDDAAGRKVLGLMEALEDHDDVQNVYSNFNLPQTLLTEVQAAK; encoded by the coding sequence TTGGCTGGACATTCACATTGGGCAAGTATAAAGCACAAAAAAGGTGCAGCAGATGCGAAAAAGGGCAAAATTTTTTCGAAGATAGCTCGCATGATAACTGTAGCTGCCAGAAGAGGTGGTGGCGACCCGGATATGAATCCAAAGTTACAGCTTGCCATAAGTAAGGCCAGGGCAGTTAATATGCCTAAAGAAAACATTGAGCGTGCCATTCAGAAAGGTACGGGGGGCGGTGAGGCATCAGAGTTATTTGAATGTTTGTACGAAGGATACGGACCTCATGGCATAGCCTTAATGGTTGAAATCCTGACAGACAATAAAAATAGAACTGTCCCTGAAATCCGAAAAATATTTGAGCGGTTTGGCGGAAATATGGGAGAATCGGGTTGTGTCTCCTGGATGTTCGAAAAAAAGGGCCTTATTATCGCTGGTAGTAATAATTTCAATGAAGACGAGCTTATGATGTTGGTCTTAGATGCCGGGGCCGATGATCTACAACAGGTGGGGGATGTTTTTCAGGTCATATGCCCGCAAGTGGATTTGGATACCGTGAAGAAGGCTATCGAGAGTAAAAACATCAAGATCGAAAGTGCTGAGGTGAGTTGGATACCAAAAAACAATATTGACCTAGATGATGCCGCAGGTCGTAAAGTACTGGGGCTCATGGAAGCACTTGAGGACCACGATGACGTACAAAACGTCTATTCCAATTTTAATCTTCCACAAACCCTTCTCACAGAAGTACAAGCGGCTAAATAA
- a CDS encoding ATP-dependent metallopeptidase FtsH/Yme1/Tma family protein yields the protein MDKKNKNKTKKSRFSIGYILLFLAVMYVAQIFLSPKAEEISYSQFRLYLKNGYISDCTVGTNLIRGHYKKLSGEGDKEEKIAFVTVPIQDAELVNELESQKVRFKGASENNFFKNILMWWVFPFGIMALGWFFLFKRVGGMGSPFMSFGKAKIKLYSDNGSQKTTFVDVAGCEEAKEELKEIIDFLSYPERFQKLGGKIPKGVLLIGPPGTGKTLLARAVAGEAGVPFFSISGSDFVEMFVGMGAARVRDMFEQAKAKAPCIVFIDEIDSVGRQRGTGLGGGHDEREQTLNQLLAEMDGFNSQKGVIIIAATNRPDVLDSALLRPGRFDRQITVDRPDLIGREAVLSVHAKNVKIDSDVSLKVIAKRTAGFSGADLANVVNEAALLAARYNKNSVGMKELESSIDRVLAGPERKSRIMSDTEKKAVAIHEAGHTLIAALLPNTDPVHKVSIIPRGTAALGYTMQLPLEDKYLTTEPEILDTLCVLLGGRAAEELAIHKISTGAQNDLEKASQLARNYVCRFGMSRKLGPQTFGRQSGNIFLGHDLVQEKEYSEKTAVLIDEEVTNLIMASYDRVKKLLNDNKDKLDLLAKNLENDEVLDGEQVLELLNIEKKQSKTHKEVDIAPIEQPQQNLQYIQKDRGEKQL from the coding sequence ATGGATAAAAAAAATAAAAACAAAACCAAGAAGTCACGATTTTCGATCGGATATATCCTGCTTTTTCTCGCCGTTATGTATGTAGCGCAGATATTTTTATCCCCTAAAGCTGAAGAAATATCATACAGCCAGTTCAGACTTTATCTTAAGAATGGTTATATATCTGACTGTACGGTAGGTACCAATCTTATCCGGGGCCATTACAAAAAATTATCTGGTGAAGGTGACAAAGAAGAAAAGATTGCATTCGTTACAGTACCAATACAAGACGCAGAACTCGTCAATGAACTCGAATCACAGAAGGTCAGGTTTAAAGGTGCATCTGAAAATAATTTCTTTAAAAACATCCTGATGTGGTGGGTATTTCCCTTTGGGATCATGGCGTTAGGGTGGTTTTTCCTCTTTAAAAGGGTCGGCGGGATGGGTTCTCCTTTTATGTCCTTTGGCAAGGCAAAAATTAAGTTGTATTCAGATAACGGTTCTCAGAAGACAACTTTCGTCGATGTTGCAGGATGTGAAGAGGCCAAAGAAGAGCTGAAGGAAATCATAGACTTTCTTTCTTACCCGGAGCGATTTCAGAAATTGGGAGGGAAAATCCCCAAAGGCGTTCTTCTGATCGGTCCACCCGGAACCGGCAAAACGCTCCTCGCAAGAGCCGTTGCAGGTGAAGCAGGTGTACCATTTTTCTCAATTAGTGGTTCTGACTTTGTCGAAATGTTTGTGGGAATGGGCGCTGCCCGCGTACGGGATATGTTTGAGCAAGCAAAAGCAAAGGCCCCATGCATTGTTTTTATTGACGAAATTGACAGTGTTGGACGTCAACGTGGCACAGGGCTGGGTGGCGGTCATGACGAACGTGAACAGACTCTTAACCAGCTTCTGGCTGAGATGGATGGATTTAATTCACAGAAAGGGGTTATTATAATTGCTGCAACCAACCGACCTGATGTCCTGGACAGTGCACTGTTACGCCCGGGGCGTTTTGACCGTCAAATAACTGTTGACAGACCAGACCTTATTGGCCGCGAGGCTGTACTGTCTGTTCATGCAAAAAATGTAAAGATAGATTCCGATGTCAGCTTGAAAGTCATCGCAAAACGCACCGCAGGTTTTTCGGGAGCAGATTTGGCAAATGTTGTCAATGAAGCGGCACTCCTTGCCGCACGGTACAATAAGAACTCAGTCGGCATGAAAGAATTGGAATCCTCCATAGACAGGGTGTTAGCCGGTCCAGAGCGAAAGAGCAGAATTATGAGCGATACGGAAAAAAAGGCGGTCGCAATTCATGAGGCTGGTCACACCTTGATAGCTGCACTACTTCCCAACACTGATCCCGTGCACAAAGTTTCTATAATTCCTAGAGGAACGGCAGCACTAGGATATACTATGCAGTTACCATTGGAAGACAAATACTTAACCACTGAACCCGAAATTCTGGATACCCTTTGTGTATTATTGGGCGGGAGAGCAGCAGAAGAACTGGCTATACACAAAATATCAACCGGTGCCCAAAATGACCTGGAAAAGGCTTCACAACTGGCTCGAAATTATGTATGCCGATTTGGTATGAGCAGAAAATTAGGCCCGCAGACTTTTGGCAGGCAATCGGGCAATATTTTTCTCGGACACGATCTTGTTCAAGAAAAAGAATACAGCGAAAAAACTGCCGTGCTTATTGATGAAGAAGTTACCAACCTTATCATGGCAAGCTATGATAGGGTCAAAAAATTACTCAATGATAACAAAGATAAACTGGATCTGCTAGCAAAGAACCTCGAAAATGATGAAGTATTAGATGGAGAACAAGTCCTTGAATTGTTGAATATTGAGAAAAAACAATCGAAAACCCATAAAGAAGTGGATATTGCCCCAATAGAACAACCGCAACAGAACTTGCAATACATCCAAAAAGATCGTGGAGAAAAGCAGCTATAA
- a CDS encoding site-specific integrase translates to MLFEQYQTDKPNMGNKPATANRLIATLFHMFTKAVEWDMVEEEILKRIRKVKMLPENNRRLRYLSTEECQRLIDSCDKHLKPIVITALNTGMRKDEILGLKWDNVDLNAGFILLNQDQTKNSERKEIPINQTLRETLEGITSQFDYVFVNPLTGNRYDNVKRSFNTALKKAEIRDFKFHDLRHTFASHLVMAGIDLTTVKELMGHKDFKMTLRYAHLAPSHKVKAVDTLDNIMTEQPSIQKVYNLREACNG, encoded by the coding sequence ATGTTATTTGAACAATACCAGACTGATAAACCAAACATGGGAAATAAACCTGCTACAGCAAATCGATTGATTGCTACTTTATTCCATATGTTTACAAAGGCGGTCGAATGGGATATGGTAGAGGAAGAAATCTTAAAACGAATAAGAAAGGTAAAGATGTTGCCTGAAAACAATAGACGCCTACGGTATCTATCCACAGAGGAGTGTCAAAGGCTTATTGATTCATGCGATAAACACTTAAAGCCGATTGTTATTACAGCACTTAATACAGGAATGAGGAAAGACGAAATACTTGGGCTTAAGTGGGATAATGTTGATTTGAATGCGGGCTTTATCTTGTTGAACCAAGACCAAACAAAGAACTCTGAGCGTAAAGAGATACCTATAAATCAGACTTTAAGGGAAACTTTGGAAGGGATCACCAGTCAATTTGATTATGTTTTTGTTAATCCATTAACCGGTAATAGGTACGATAACGTTAAAAGAAGTTTTAATACCGCATTAAAAAAGGCAGAGATAAGAGATTTTAAATTCCACGATTTGAGACATACCTTCGCAAGTCACCTGGTAATGGCTGGAATTGACCTTACAACTGTGAAAGAACTTATGGGACACAAAGACTTTAAGATGACTTTGAGGTATGCCCACCTTGCACCGAGTCACAAGGTTAAAGCAGTTGATACGCTGGATAATATCATGACAGAACAACCAAGTATACAAAAAGTATACAATTTGAGAGAGGCGTGCAATGGTTAA
- a CDS encoding type II toxin-antitoxin system mRNA interferase toxin, RelE/StbE family gives MQITFSSSFKRAFKKKIKGKQNIEDKYWERVNIFLKNPLDPQLKTHKLSGKLEELWSFTIDYDLRLVFYFLENDKVVFIDIGKHDEVY, from the coding sequence ATACAAATAACTTTTAGTTCTTCCTTTAAAAGGGCTTTTAAGAAAAAGATCAAAGGAAAACAAAATATTGAAGACAAATATTGGGAAAGGGTTAATATTTTTCTCAAAAACCCGTTAGACCCACAATTAAAAACACACAAGCTTTCCGGAAAATTGGAGGAATTGTGGAGCTTTACCATTGATTATGACTTAAGATTAGTATTTTATTTTTTAGAAAACGATAAAGTGGTTTTTATTGACATAGGAAAGCACGATGAGGTTTATTAA
- a CDS encoding site-specific integrase, which yields MIQESKNGKPRTIPLNQIALNILMEKAKVRNLKSDVVFLSNAITNIDRHNLRRAFSIAIKKAGIHDFHFHDLRHTFATRLAQRGIDIYKISRLLGHHSIEMTQRYTHHCLIVLKMVSDFSG from the coding sequence ATTATTCAGGAATCTAAGAACGGCAAGCCGAGGACGATTCCGTTAAACCAAATTGCACTGAATATTTTAATGGAAAAGGCAAAAGTCAGGAATCTTAAGAGTGACGTTGTATTTCTGAGTAATGCAATAACTAATATTGACCGTCACAATCTCAGAAGGGCTTTTAGTATCGCTATAAAAAAGGCAGGCATCCATGACTTTCATTTCCACGATTTAAGACATACCTTTGCGACACGTTTAGCGCAAAGGGGCATTGATATTTATAAGATATCGAGGTTGTTAGGACATCATTCCATAGAGATGACGCAACGGTATACACATCATTGCCTGATAGTCTTAAAGATGGTTTCAGATTTTAGTGGCTGA
- a CDS encoding NAD(P)/FAD-dependent oxidoreductase translates to MEVKKNIVVMGAGYGGITAALRLARLFRQHPEYQIHLIDRNPYHTLKTQLHEAAVRKAEVSIPIHRIIQRQNIIFHLGEVTRIDSTEHIIHMGNRSLPFDYLVIALGSQVNFYNIPGLQENSFPLQTLRDAQQIYDYINQLCARAASEPVEERRRDMLRFVIGGGGLSGVEFAAELADHVAQCTRDYHVNPREVEIIIVESGTRIVPKMEESFAARIHKKLLERGIKIIAGTKIVSRTPDTVVLSSGEVLGTKTVIWTGGIRIHELARESGMKIGQLGRIVVDEFLRVEGYPFIYAIGDNALAMNPYTKEPVPAAAQFALQQGRLVANNIYADIFGGVRKPYHPKVLGEVVSLGRHLAIGWLALPLSKKITFVGFLGSLLKTAVLGKHIFLLRKESRKWITY, encoded by the coding sequence ATGGAAGTCAAAAAGAACATTGTTGTCATGGGGGCAGGTTACGGAGGAATTACCGCTGCATTGAGGTTAGCAAGGTTGTTCCGTCAGCATCCCGAATATCAAATACATCTCATTGATAGAAACCCTTACCATACGCTCAAGACGCAATTGCATGAGGCAGCTGTTCGAAAAGCAGAGGTGTCCATTCCTATTCACCGCATTATACAAAGGCAAAATATCATTTTTCACCTTGGAGAAGTAACCAGGATTGATTCCACTGAACATATTATACATATGGGAAACAGGTCATTACCATTTGATTACCTGGTAATAGCGCTTGGAAGTCAGGTAAATTTTTATAATATCCCTGGATTGCAGGAAAACTCTTTCCCGCTTCAGACATTGAGAGATGCTCAACAAATCTATGACTATATTAATCAACTCTGTGCACGTGCGGCATCAGAACCGGTTGAGGAGCGGCGAAGGGATATGCTTCGGTTTGTCATCGGCGGTGGTGGTCTGTCAGGGGTAGAATTCGCTGCTGAACTTGCTGATCACGTTGCACAGTGCACCCGTGACTACCATGTGAATCCGCGTGAGGTTGAAATTATTATCGTTGAATCGGGCACTCGCATAGTACCAAAAATGGAGGAATCCTTTGCAGCACGTATTCATAAAAAACTCCTGGAAAGAGGTATAAAAATCATAGCAGGAACAAAGATTGTTAGTCGAACACCAGACACGGTTGTACTTTCATCGGGTGAAGTGTTGGGAACCAAGACCGTGATTTGGACGGGAGGCATTCGCATCCATGAACTCGCGAGAGAAAGTGGAATGAAAATTGGACAATTAGGACGTATTGTTGTTGATGAGTTTCTTCGGGTCGAAGGGTATCCATTTATCTATGCCATTGGGGACAATGCCCTTGCAATGAACCCTTACACAAAAGAACCAGTTCCTGCCGCTGCTCAGTTTGCATTACAGCAGGGACGATTGGTAGCAAACAATATCTACGCGGATATTTTTGGGGGTGTAAGAAAGCCGTATCATCCAAAAGTTTTAGGTGAGGTTGTCAGCCTCGGAAGGCACCTTGCCATTGGGTGGCTGGCGCTTCCGCTCTCAAAGAAAATTACATTTGTTGGTTTTTTAGGAAGTCTTCTTAAAACAGCCGTTCTGGGAAAACACATCTTTCTTTTAAGAAAAGAGAGTAGAAAATGGATAACTTATTAA
- a CDS encoding chloride channel protein, which translates to MLPYIRTKIRLFSLGKVIGWLNRQQFSESVALAVIAILVGLTSGIGVWLFKQLFNVIYRYAFEGIDTPLGLLHQKEFALRLFQDLANWAGFDRIGIVLGSLGSWMIFFIPILGGLAVGLISHFLIGKERYVGIAGIMESVALGGGRLPYRRIPTKTVAAAFSIGSGASVGPADPSVQIGAYLGSMFGQLLRLSDERIRALVASGAAGGIAAAFNAPIAGIFFALEIIIGELSVNAFGIVTLASVVSSVFTQAVSGPQPAFHIPAYAFNSVWELPLYFGLGVLSGLGAAFYIRLHHFMRGIFDKWNAPRWLKPAVAGLAVGLVGMHLPQVFGTGYATIENILDGKPLTVTLLLSLALSRLVLTPICISGGFHGGVFAPSLFAGATLGGAYGLVAKQVFPSLNISPPAFAMVGMAAVLAGTIHAPITSFILLFEMTHDYRIILPLIAAVNVSLFLSWHLQHDSVYTLGLARKGIRLQRGRDVDVLETILVNEVMETEIVTLRESDSLTVATDLLARKRQHGLPVLNNADELTGIITVQDIDRAQDDDIGTVRIVGEVCTRELLLAYPDETIGAALRRIGVRDVGQLPVVARENPRHLVGLLRNTDIARAYDLAVTRRAAARQRTH; encoded by the coding sequence GACAAAAATAAGACTATTTTCTCTCGGTAAGGTCATAGGCTGGCTCAATCGTCAGCAATTCTCCGAATCGGTCGCTCTTGCTGTAATAGCGATACTCGTTGGTCTCACGAGCGGTATAGGAGTATGGCTCTTCAAACAACTGTTTAATGTAATATATCGGTATGCATTCGAGGGGATAGATACACCCCTGGGTCTCTTGCACCAGAAAGAATTCGCCCTTCGACTTTTTCAAGATTTGGCAAATTGGGCAGGATTTGATAGGATAGGAATAGTGTTGGGTTCCTTAGGAAGTTGGATGATCTTCTTTATCCCTATCCTTGGCGGTCTCGCTGTTGGACTGATTTCCCATTTTCTTATTGGTAAGGAACGATATGTGGGCATAGCAGGTATTATGGAATCCGTAGCATTAGGAGGCGGGCGACTGCCATATCGGAGAATACCAACCAAAACAGTTGCCGCAGCATTCTCTATCGGTTCCGGTGCTTCCGTGGGACCTGCAGACCCTTCAGTGCAGATTGGTGCATACTTAGGATCAATGTTTGGCCAACTCTTGCGCCTTTCTGATGAACGAATTCGTGCCCTCGTTGCATCGGGCGCTGCGGGGGGGATCGCTGCAGCCTTCAACGCACCTATTGCCGGTATATTTTTCGCGCTGGAGATTATTATAGGCGAGCTGAGCGTAAACGCCTTTGGCATCGTTACGTTAGCGTCTGTGGTATCATCTGTATTTACTCAGGCCGTATCAGGGCCTCAACCTGCGTTTCACATCCCTGCATATGCTTTTAACTCTGTATGGGAACTGCCGCTCTATTTTGGGTTGGGTGTGCTATCCGGACTTGGTGCGGCATTCTATATTCGTTTGCATCATTTCATGCGGGGTATCTTTGATAAATGGAATGCCCCTCGCTGGCTTAAACCTGCAGTTGCGGGTCTCGCCGTCGGCCTCGTTGGAATGCATCTGCCGCAGGTGTTTGGAACAGGTTATGCCACAATTGAAAATATTTTAGACGGCAAACCTCTGACGGTGACTCTCCTGCTTTCACTGGCGTTATCCAGGCTGGTGCTAACGCCGATTTGCATCAGCGGCGGTTTTCACGGCGGTGTATTTGCTCCTTCCCTTTTTGCCGGGGCTACACTTGGGGGCGCTTATGGGCTTGTGGCCAAACAGGTTTTTCCTTCTCTCAACATTTCACCACCTGCCTTTGCGATGGTCGGGATGGCAGCCGTCCTCGCAGGCACAATACATGCACCAATTACCTCGTTCATCCTGCTGTTTGAAATGACCCATGACTACCGGATTATTCTGCCACTGATAGCTGCAGTAAACGTTAGTCTGTTTCTCTCGTGGCATTTACAACACGATTCAGTATATACATTGGGGCTGGCGCGCAAGGGCATACGTCTGCAACGAGGACGCGACGTTGACGTATTGGAAACGATTCTGGTAAATGAAGTCATGGAGACTGAAATCGTTACTTTGCGAGAATCTGATTCGTTGACAGTAGCAACCGATTTACTTGCCAGAAAACGACAGCACGGATTACCAGTGCTTAATAATGCAGACGAATTGACCGGTATTATCACCGTGCAAGACATTGATCGTGCTCAGGATGACGATATCGGTACGGTACGTATTGTTGGTGAAGTCTGCACACGAGAGTTGCTCCTTGCATATCCAGACGAGACGATTGGCGCCGCATTGCGGCGTATCGGAGTGCGCGATGTTGGTCAATTGCCAGTCGTGGCACGTGAAAATCCGCGTCATTTAGTGGGTTTGCTGCGCAATACTGATATCGCACGCGCCTACGATCTGGCAGTGACCCGCCGAGCTGCGGCTCGACAACGCACGCATTAA